A DNA window from Helianthus annuus cultivar XRQ/B chromosome 15, HanXRQr2.0-SUNRISE, whole genome shotgun sequence contains the following coding sequences:
- the LOC110910265 gene encoding protein RESISTANCE TO PHYTOPHTHORA 1, chloroplastic isoform X1, which translates to MNTLLPTSVYKPPISSFFSINPSILRLNYRFRTKNFSVRASANELDTKTVEEEDGKEESVDVTNTSSIGASVSGAAIEKDLKKVVQKTAATFAPRASTASKNPAVPGSTLYTVFEVQAYASMLLGGALSYNLIFPSNEPDIWRLMGMWSIWMFTIPSLRARDCSKNEKEALNYLFLVVPLLNVIIPFFLKSFAVVWSADTVAFFAMYAWKGGRRKENSSCETVFGT; encoded by the exons ATGAACACTTTACTTCCAACTTCCGTCTACAAACCGCCGATTTCAAGTTTCTTCTCGATCAATCCTTCGATTCTGAGATTGAATTATCGATTTCGTACGAAAAACTTCAGTGTTCGTGCATCTGCGAATGAATTAGATACGAAAACGGTTGAAGAAGAGGACGGTAAAGAGGAATCAGTTGATGTGACGAACACGAGCTCGATCGGAGCATCGGTGAGTGGTGCGGCGATCGAGAAAGACCTAAAAAAG GTTGTGCAGAAAACGGCTGCTACATTTGCACCGAGGGCTTCGACAGCTTCAAAGAATCCAGCTGTACCTGGATCAACATTATACACTGTTTTTGAGGTTCAAGCATACGCTTCAATGTTGTTGGGTGGAGCTCTGTCTTATAACCTTATATTCCCATCAAATGAACCTGATATCTGGAGACTAATGGGGATGTGGTCAATCTGGATGTTTA CTATACCTTCCCTTCGTGCAAGAGACTGCTCGAAAAATGAAAAGGAAGCTCTCAACTATCTGTTTCTTGTCGTCCCGTTGCTGAATGTTATAATCCCGTTTTTCTTGAAATCTTTTGCCGTTGTCTGGTCTGCAGATACTGTAGCTTTTTTCGCCATGTATGCATGGAAG GGTGGCCGCAGAAAAGAGAATAGTTCTTGCGAAACGGTGTTTGGAACTTAA
- the LOC110910265 gene encoding protein RESISTANCE TO PHYTOPHTHORA 1, chloroplastic isoform X2 — MNTLLPTSVYKPPISSFFSINPSILRLNYRFRTKNFSVRASANELDTKTVEEEDGKEESVDVTNTSSIGASVSGAAIEKDLKKVVQKTAATFAPRASTASKNPAVPGSTLYTVFEVQAYASMLLGGALSYNLIFPSNEPDIWRLMGMWSIWMFTIPSLRARDCSKNEKEALNYLFLVVPLLNVIIPFFLKSFAVVWSADTVAFFAMYAWKLGWPQKRE; from the exons ATGAACACTTTACTTCCAACTTCCGTCTACAAACCGCCGATTTCAAGTTTCTTCTCGATCAATCCTTCGATTCTGAGATTGAATTATCGATTTCGTACGAAAAACTTCAGTGTTCGTGCATCTGCGAATGAATTAGATACGAAAACGGTTGAAGAAGAGGACGGTAAAGAGGAATCAGTTGATGTGACGAACACGAGCTCGATCGGAGCATCGGTGAGTGGTGCGGCGATCGAGAAAGACCTAAAAAAG GTTGTGCAGAAAACGGCTGCTACATTTGCACCGAGGGCTTCGACAGCTTCAAAGAATCCAGCTGTACCTGGATCAACATTATACACTGTTTTTGAGGTTCAAGCATACGCTTCAATGTTGTTGGGTGGAGCTCTGTCTTATAACCTTATATTCCCATCAAATGAACCTGATATCTGGAGACTAATGGGGATGTGGTCAATCTGGATGTTTA CTATACCTTCCCTTCGTGCAAGAGACTGCTCGAAAAATGAAAAGGAAGCTCTCAACTATCTGTTTCTTGTCGTCCCGTTGCTGAATGTTATAATCCCGTTTTTCTTGAAATCTTTTGCCGTTGTCTGGTCTGCAGATACTGTAGCTTTTTTCGCCATGTATGCATGGAAG CTAGGGTGGCCGCAGAAAAGAGAATAG
- the LOC110910264 gene encoding piezo-type mechanosensitive ion channel homolog produces the protein MRSLTGGFLLSLLLFTAAVLNCSLISLGNLVASLLVLFVYLEREFHSRGRTLLWSIVIFSLVVILSQVTFLFAWAIWCGRRSLEEPLWAKFIGFMIVQTWKSPTVIYVLILQLLAAFTAFTELHEIRLGLFTCAESFLGTLAAAIVQIGSYVKVVLFLLLPAVQLVVGISNTSWISLPFFVSSCVGLVDWSLTSNFHGLFRWWRPLWLYAGFNIFFLYVYQLPTSLPKLFSAIGDFIGLYRISSASGWTQICSGLSLIIFFFGLSFVKPDLEDMDLVMSMREGILTEHLLPSTNSFFIRESRTGKRDTNFLLRGAVFRTFSINFFTYGAPVSLFALSLWSFYFASVCALGLLTYVGYIIFAFPSLFHLHRLNGILLVFILLWAVSTYAFNIAFSHLNGILGKDTEVWEMVGLWHYPFPGFFILAQFSLGILVALVNLVNNSVFLYISDEVPHTSNGDPAPKAKKETKVLIVATIAWVLRKCNRALMLVQIFLIAMKPGFIHAVYMIFFFLYLLSHRINTRVQGALLLLCEIHFAILYTLQINMVCVALTKKETISWEILSQLGLLERDSSWDFVEIALLACFCAIQKHGHKLLFSFSAIVQHTPCAPVGFSILKAGLNKSVLLSVYEWDNTTDNNDNPSQERKVASYLSAIGQKFLSIYRSLGTYIAFITILITVYMTRPNYVSFGYLFLLLFWITGRQLAETSRKRLWFPLKAYSIVMFILIYILCIFRTFEGWISTKVDLYTYLGYNSKSTVFQNVSESLAITIAMQLYSYERRQNRYPNLEDTNRMQFGVIGFIRRLLIWHSQKILFFAMFYASISPISFFGLLYLLGTVFFSILPKASRVPSKSFIAYSGFVATLEYLFQLCGRQLEMFPGQKHHNLSSYLGLKVYEPGAWGLEAGLRAKVLVIAACTLQYNVFHWLEKMPSWLSGVGQWEEPCALFFSQEDVLPVVTPNGDNILSPVKKFGLKSSNSWPANNQELEGQQVEVAKTSNRRYMLGYFWGQVNENHKWKKKQVQSLRKERFEMQKTSLKIYLKFWMENMFILFGLEITMIVLLLASFALLNAISLLYIASLAVCVVLNRQLVKRSWLLFVVLFATVLLLEYFAIWKTEENLSGLTPSDATLHCHDCWRISELHFNFCRSCWLGLTVDDSRVLISYFVVFMCSCFKFRADRFCSFSGSYTYRQMISRRKNSFVWRDLSLETKTIWTLLDYLRLYCYCHLLDLVLALILITGTLEYDILHLGYLAFALCLFRLRLTILKKKNKIFKWLRIYNFVVIVLSLAYQSPFVGAFNDGKCQTIDYVYEVIGFYKYDYGFRITSRSALVEIIIFILVSLQSYMFSSPELNYVFQYLEAEQIGAIVREQEKIAAWKTEQLQHIREDEEKKRQRNMQVEKMKSEMLNLQIQLHTCSVHGHAHAHDHDDAYACTLAQAHAHAHAHAHAQGCDVSPRGEGLRRRRAISVNTESAIHKEDVFQKQESEINMDLVLPYEFHGTESLRAFESRENSNLLEVTEFEGKRHMKESTLISAVQLIGDGVSQVQSIGNRAVSNIANYLNIPQDLDLDSDSDLDEPTSFTAADKHSETESPNESQIHMGSYRSSSIQSERSRTSSDSASCGIIFQHIWNQMQSNNDVVCYLCFILVFLWNFSLLSMVYLAALFLYALCVNTGPNYIFWVLMLIYTEFYILIQYVYQIIIQHCGITIESVSLPEWGFPTQRITSSFVVSLLPLFLVYLFTLIQSSITAKDSEWIFATEFTTLRSKVFNTTENLMSSSWRETTQQMLHLATKITKLIIGNCVRYWNSLTQEAESPPYFIQLSLDVPSWPEYGIQPVRIESGVNELLRFVHNSRCNESDPDACPCASSVQVRSIEKSKDSPNVAVAVVEVTYASIKEECILTERYKSLTPAADVAKEITEAQDLGYSDKIDFPYSITSVIGGGKREIDLYAYIFGADLAVFFLVAIFYQSVIKNKNDFLDVYQLEDQFPKEFVFILMAIFFLIVLDRVIYLCSFAIGKVIFFIFNLVIFTYFVTEYAWSLDPSQHNAAGLALRAIYVTKAISLALQAIQIKSGVPHKSSLYRQFLTSSITRVNYLGYRLYRALPFLYELRCVLDWSCTTTSLTMYDWLKLEDINASLYLVKSDALLNRAGHRQGQKQRKVIKFCNGLCLFFILICVIWAPMLMYSSGNPTNIANPINDASVQFHIKTNGGRLLLYETTLCAITPWNVLKSYTNLDPNDYLDSYNVDDIQMICCHADAVSRWIIPDAIQTTFIQSLDVEMDMKFSWVLTRDRPKNKEVVKYEQNIQRSDLPDPSELKQVLNGSSDSFRTNNTYPRYFRVTGSGDVRLFDQKEGGVDAKLLLNRENNSEWWSFYDISWLDSKVCGDLMGPRAIVVSEETPQGLLGETLSKSSIWGLYITFVLAVGRFIRLQCSDLRMRIPFENLPSCDRLIAICEDIYAARAEGELVVEEVLYWTLVKIYRSPHMLLEYTNAD, from the exons ATGCGGAGTTTAACCGGTGGATTTCTCTTGTCATTGCTACTATTTACAG CTGCTGTACTGAATTGCAGTTTGATCTCTCTTGGGAATTTGGTAGCTTCTCTACTTGTCTTGTTTGTTTATCTGGAAAGAG AATTTCACTCAAGGGGGAGAACGCTACTATGGTCTATTGTTATTTTCTCACTTGTTGTTATCCTTTCGCAAGTGACTTTTCTATTTGCCTGGGCCATTTGGTGTGGAAGACGCAGTTTAGAAGAACCTTTGTGGGCAAAGTTTATAGGATTCATGAT AGTTCAAACATGGAAATCGCCAACAGTAATTTACGTTTTGATCTTGCAACTATTAGCGGCATTTACTGCTTTTACCGAACTCCATGAGATCAGATTAGGTCTGTTTACATGTGCAGAATCGTTTTTAGGGACTCTTGCAGCAGCCATAGTGCAAATAG GTTCATATGTGAAGGTTGTTTTGTTCTTGCTGTTGCCGGCTGTTCAGTTGGTTGTGGGTATCAGCAACACTTCTTGGATTTCCTTACCATTTTTTGTTTCTAGCTGTGTGGGTCTTGTGGATTGGTCATTAACAAGCAACTTCCACGGCCTTTTCAG GTGGTGGAGACCTCTTTGGCTGTACGCGGGTTTCAATATTTTCTTTCTTTATGTCTATCAGCTTCCCACAAGCTTACCTAAGTTGTTTAGTGCAATCGGTGATTTCATTGGCTTATACAGAATTTCTTCAGCATCTGGTTGGACACAAATTTGTTCTGGTCTTTCACTAATCATATTTTTCTTCGGG TTATCTTTTGTCAAGCCTGACTTGGAGGATATGGATTTGGTAATGTCCATGAGAGAAGGCATCTTGACCGAACATCTTCTGCCATCAACGAATTCTTTCTTCATTCGTGAATCAAG AACTGGTAAAAGGGACACCAACTTTTTGTTAAGAGGTGCAGTTTTCCGAACATTCAGCATCAACTTCTTCACCTATGGTGCCCCG GTGTCTTTGTTTGCTCTTTCTTTATGGAGCTTCTATTTTGCTAGTGTGTGCGCGCTTGGATTACTTACATATGTAGGCTACATTATATTTGCATTCCCATCTTTGTTTCATTTGCACCGGCTAAACGGGATTCTCCTAGTCTTTATTCTCTTGTGGGCTGTCAGTACATATGCTTTCAATATAGCCTTTTCACACCTGAACGGGATCCTTGGAAAG GACACAGAGGTCTGGGAAATGGTGGGGTTGTGGCATTATCCTTTTCCGGGTTTCTTTATCCTTGCGCAGTTCTCTCTTGGAATTTTGGTTGCACTCGTTAATCTTGTGAACAATTCTGTTTTCCTTTACATCTCTGATGAGGTTCCCCATACATCCAATGGAGACCCGGCTCCTAAAG ctaaaaaagaaacaaaagtgtTGATTGTAGCCACAATTGCTTGGGTACTGCGCAAATGTAATCGAGCTTTAATGCTGGTACAAATATTTCTCATTGCAATGAAGCCTGGTTTCATCCATGCTGTATata TGATATTCTTTTTTCTGTATTTATTGAGCCACCGCATCAACACGAGAGTGCAAGGGGCCTTGCTTCTTCTGTGTGAGATTCATTTCGCAATCTTGTACACTCTTCAGATAAATATGGTCTGTGTAGCCTTGACGAAAAAGGAGACTATAAGTTGGGAAATTTTATCTCAGTTAG GTCTCCTTGAACGCGATAGCTCTTGGGATTTTGTGGAAATAGCTTTGCTTGCATGTTTTTGTGCAATCCAAAAACACGGTCACAAACTTCTGTTTTCGTTCTCAGCAATTGTGCAGCACACACCTTGTGCTCCAGTTGGATTTAGCATTTTGAAAGCTGGTTTAAACAAATCAGTTTTATTATCTGTTTATGAGTGGGATAACACTACAGACAACAATGATAATCCCTCCCAAG AGAGAAAGGTGGCGTCATATCTCAGTGCAATAGGACAGAAATTTCTGTCGATTTACCGGTCGCTTGGCACTTACATTGCGTTTATAACCATACTTATCACGGTCTACATGACAAGACCAAATTACGTGTCATTCGGgtacctttttcttcttcttttctggATTACAGGTAGACAACTTGCTGAAACATCCAGAAAACGTCTATGGTTCCCACTAAAAGCATACTCAATCGTGATGTTCATTCTCATCTACATTTTATGCATTTTCCGAACCTTCGAGGGATGGATATCGACAAAAGTCGATCTTTATACATACTTAGGCTACAATTCCAAATCAACAGTATTCCAAAACGTTTCAGAATCCTTAGCAATAACAATCGCAATGCAACTTTACAGCTATGAAAGGAGACAAAACAG GTACCCTAATTTGGAAGACACAAATAGGATGCAATTCGGAGTGATTGGATTTATTCGACGCCTTTTAATATGGCATAGTCAAAAAATCTTGTTTTTCGCTATGTTTTATGCATCAATATCTCCAATAAGTTTTTTCGGTCTCCTTTATCTTCTGGGTACTGTTTTCTTCTCGATTTTACCTAAAGCTTCACGGGTCCCATCAAAATCGTTTATAGCTTACTCAGGATTCGTTGCCACATTAGAATATCTATTCCAATTATGCGGAAGACAACTTGAGATGTTTCCTGGACAGAAACATCATAATCTATCTAGTTATTTAGGTTTAAAGGTGTATGAACCCGGGGCTTGGGGTTTAGAAGCGGGATTACGGGCTAAAGTACTAGTGATTGCTGCGTGTACGCTGCAATATAATGTTTTTCATTGGTTAGAGAAGATGCCGAGTTGGCTTTCGGGTGTTGGTCAATGGGAAGAACCTTGCGCGTTGTTTTTCTCTCAAGAAGACGTGTTACCGGTTGTAACTCCAAATGGGGATAATATTCTTTCACCTGTTAAGAAATTTGGATTAAAAAGCAGCAACTCATGGCCAGCAAACAACCAAGAATTGGAAGGTCAACAGG TGGAAGTAGCCAAGACTAGCAATAGAAGATACATGCTTGGATATTTCTGGGGACAGGTTAACGAGAATCATAAATGGAAGAAGAAGCAAGTTCAATCATTAAGAAAAGAGAGGTTCGAAATGCAAAAGACGTCTTTGAAAATTTACTTAAAGTTTTGGATGGAGAATATGTTCATACTTTTTGGTCTTGAGATTACCATGATTGTATTGCTTCTTGCAAGCTTTGCGCTGCTCAATGCAATATCATTGCTGTATATCGCATCACTTGCTGTCTGTGTTGTTCTAAACCGGCAGCTAGTGAAAAGATCATGGTTGTTATTTGTTGTATTGTTTGCCACTGTTCTTTTACTCGAATATTTTGCCATCTGGAAGACCGAAGAGAATTTAAGTGGACTTACTCCAAGTGATGCTACCTTACATTGCCATGATTGCTGGCGCATTTCGGAATTACATTTCAACTTCTGCCGCAGCTGCTGGCTAG GACTTACTGTTGATGATTCAAGAGTTCTGATCAGTTATTTTGTAGTCTTCATGTGTTCATGTTTCAAGTTTCGAGCAGATCGGTTTTGCAGTTTTTCAGGATCATATACATACCGACAAATGATATCTCGACGCAAAAACTCCTTCGTTTGGCGAGATCTCTCTCTTGAAACCAAAACCATTTGGACTCTTCTTGACTACTTAAGACTATACTGTTACTGTCATCTCTTGGATCTTGTGCTTGCTCTTATTTTAATCACGGGAACTCTCGAATACGATATTTTACACCTTGGATATCTTGCTTTTGCCCTATGTCTTTTCCGATTGAGACTTAcaatactaaagaaaaagaacAAAATCTTTAAGTGGTTAAGGATTTACAACTTTGTGGTTATTGTTCTCTCTCTTGCGTACCAATCGCCATTCGTGGGTGCGTTTAACGATGGGAAATGTCAAACAATTGATTATGTTTACGAGGTTATTGGATTTTATAAGTATGATTATGGATTTCGGATTACCTCAAGGTCTGCTTTGGTTGAGATTATTATCTTTATTCTTGTATCGTTACAGTCATACATGTTTTCTTCCCCCGAGCTTAATTATGTATTCCAATATCTTGAAGCTGAACAAATCGGTGCTATTGTTCGTGAACAAGAGAAAATAGCAGCATGGAAAACTGAACAGTTACAACATATTCGCGAAGACGAAGAGAAAAAACGGCAACGTAATATGCAAGTCGAGAAAATGAAGTCTGAAATGCTTAATTTACAAATTCAGCTTCACACGTGTTCTGTTCATGGTCATGCTCACGCTCATGATCATGATGATGCATACGCATGCACACTCGCACAAGCACACGCCCACGCACATGCACATGCACATGCACAGGGTTGTGATGTCTCACCTCGTGGTGAAGGCTTACGAAGAAGGCGTGCTATCTCTGTAAATACCGAATCCGCCATTCACAAAGAAGACGTTTTTCAGAAACAAGAGTCGGAGATTAATATGGATTTGGTATTACCCTACGAGTTTCACGGAACCGAAAGTTTACGAGCGTTTGAGTCTCGAGAAAACTCGAATCTTCTTGAAGTAACTGAATTTGAAGGAAAAAGGCATATGAAAGAAAGTACTTTGATTTCTGCTGTACAATTAATAGGTGACGGTGTTTCTCAAGTACAATCAATCGGCAATCGAGCAGTTTCCAACATAGCAAATTACTTAAATATCCCTCAAGATTTAGACttggattcggattcggatttaGACGAACCTACATCATTTACAGCAGCTGATAAACATAGTGAGACAGAAAGTCCAAACGAAAGTCAAATCCACATGGGTTCGTACCGTTCATCTTCTATTCAATCCGAAAGAAGTAGAACTAGTTCCGATTCAGCAAGTTGTGGGATAATCTTTCAACATATATGGAACCAGATGCAATCAAACAACGATGTTGTCTGCTACTTGTGTTTTATTCTCGTCTTTCTATGGAACTTTAGCCTGCTTTCTATGGTGTATCTTGCAGCTCTCTTCTTATACGCTCTTTGTGTCAACACAGGGCCTAACTATATCTTTTGGGTTTTGATGCTGATCTATACAGAGTTTTATATTTTAATCCAGTATGTGTATCAAATCATTATTCAACATTGTGGCATCACTATTGAATCGGTTTCTCTTCCCGAATGGGGATTTCCTACGCAAAGAATAACCTCTTCGTTCGTAGTTAGTTTATTACCACTTTTTCTAGTTTACCTATTTACCCTCATTCAAAGCTCCATAACCGCTAAAGACAGTGAATGGATTTTCGCAACCGAATTTACCACTCTCCGGAGTAAAGTCTTCAACACTACAGAGAATCTTATGAGTTCAAGTTGGCGCGAAACTACACAACAAATGCTTCACCTTGCTACAAAAATAACCAAACTGATAATCGGAAACTGTGTTAGATACTGGAATTCACTAACACAAGAAGCAGAATCACCCCCTTATTTTATACAGTTATCGTTAGATGTTCCTTCATGGCCCGAATATGGGATTCAACCGGTAAGAATCGAATCTGGAGTTAACGAACTGCTTAGATTCGTTCACAACTCAAGATGTAACGAATCGGATCCTGACGCATGTCCTTGTGCGAGTAGTGTTCAAGTTCGTAGCATCGAAAAGAGTAAAGATAGTCCAAATGTGGCAGTAGCTGTTGTTGAAGTGacgtatgcatccataaaggAGGAATGTATTTTAACGGAACGGTACAAGTCTTTGACTCCTGCTGCCGATGTGGCGAAAGAGATAACAGAAGCCCAAGACTTGGGTTATTCTGACAAAATTGATTTCCCTTATTCTATTACTTCGGTAATAGGGGGAGGGAAACGAGAGATTGATTTATACGCGTACATATTTGGTGCTGATTTGGCGGTTTTCTTTTTGGTCGCCATCTTCTATCAATCTGTTATAAAGAACAAAAATGATTTTCTAGATGTTTATCAGCTGGAAGATCAGTTTCCAAAGgagtttgtgttcatcttaatg GCTATTTTCTTCTTGATTGTGCTTGATCGTGTTATATACTTATGTTCCTTTGCCATTGGGAAAGTaatctttttcatttttaatttaGTAATTTTCACATACTTTGTCACTGAGTATGCTTGGAGTTTGGATCCTTCACAGCACAATGCAGCAGGTTTAGCACTCCGTGCCATATACGTTACTAAAGCAATATCTCTGGCCCTGCAAGCAATACAAATAAAATCAGGGGTCCCACATAAAAGCAGTCTGTATAGGCAATTTCTGACTAGCAGTATTACTAGAGTAAATTATTTGGGTTACCGACTCTACCGTGCACTACCGTTTCTATATGAATTAAGATGTGTTCTTGATTGGTCATGCACCACCACATCTTTGACGATGTATGACTGGCTAAAG TTGGAAGACATAAATGCAAGTCTATACCTTGTCAAATCTGATGCACTCCTAAACAGGGCTGGTCATAGACAAGGGCAGAAGCAGAGGAAAGTTATCAAATTTTGCAATGGCTTATGCTTATTCTTTATATTAATCTGCGTCATCTGGGCTCCCATGCTT ATGTATAGTAGTGGTAACCCAACTAACATAGCAAACCCTATTAACGATGCCAGTGTTCAGTTTCACATAAAGACAAACGGCGGACGGTTATTGTTATATGAGACAACACTTTGTGCAATTACACCATGGAATGTGTTGAAGTCGTATACAAATCTAGATCCCAATGATTATCTCGATTCTTATAATGTCGATGATATTCAAATGATATGCTGCCACGCTGATGCTGTGAGTCGGTGGATTATTCCGGATGCCATTCAGACTACATTTATTCAGTCTCTTGATGTGGAAATGGATATGAAATTTTCGTGGGTACTCACAAGAGACAGGCCTAAGAACAAAGAAGTTGTAAAATATGAACAAAATATTCAACGGTCAGATCTTCCTGATCCGTCTGAACTTAAGCAGGTTCTTAATGGTTCCAGTGATAGCTTTAGGACAAATAACACTTATCCTAGGTATTTTCGGGTCACTGGTTCTGGGGATGTCAGACTCTTTGACCAAAAG GAAGGTGGCGTGGATGCGAAGCTTCTCCTAAACCGTGAGAATAATTCAGAATGGTGGTCCTTTTATGATATTAGCTGGCTGGATTCAAAAGTATGTGGAGATTTGATGGGGCCCAGGGCCATCGTTGTTTCGGAGGAAACGCCCC AGGGTCTTCTTGGAGAGACGCTTAGCAAATCAAGTATATGGGGTCTCTACATTACATTTGTGTTAGCAGTCGGCCGGTTCATAAGGCTTCAATGCTCTGACTTGAGGATGAGAATTCCATTCGAAAACCTTCCGTCTTGTGACAG GTTAATTGCCATTTGTGAGGATATATATGCTGCTAGAGCCGAAGGGGAACTCGTAGTTGAGGAGGTTTTATACTGGACATTGGTGAAAATATACAGGTCACCACACATGCTGCTCGAGTACACGAATGCCGACTAG